From one Candidatus Methanoplasma termitum genomic stretch:
- a CDS encoding DNA-directed RNA polymerase subunit H, giving the protein MAADNISFNVLKHDLVPEHHLLSEEEAKKILTEMGMTYDQLPKIRNNDAGIRVLESIHGPIAEGRVVKIVRKSETTQEFVAYRLVTKG; this is encoded by the coding sequence GTGGCAGCAGACAATATTTCATTTAACGTGCTCAAGCACGACCTTGTACCCGAACACCATCTTTTATCGGAGGAAGAGGCCAAGAAGATCCTTACAGAAATGGGGATGACTTACGACCAGCTTCCGAAGATAAGGAACAATGATGCGGGCATCAGGGTGCTTGAAAGCATACATGGGCCGATAGCCGAAGGGCGCGTGGTCAAGATCGTGAGAAAAAGCGAGACAACGCAGGAATTTGTGGCCTACAGGCTTGTGACGAAGGGGTGA
- a CDS encoding DNA-directed RNA polymerase subunit B, with protein MRELVKLYFAEKNIVNHHIASFDDFLATNRNPNSRMQKIVDDIRVPTDDAERGVIKLDPERTGGKNIEIRIGRKRDEDGHIDPQSKPTIKIDQPKVMEANGYSHELTPMEARLRNLNYLSPVFVRFEVYEDGVEKEMPENERWVHVGDLPMMVKSNGCNLNHKVMEENMERKLSEDEYLAELVKQKEDPKEPGGYFIIGGTERVLITLEDLAPNRVMVEYNDKYGASVELAKVFSQKDGYRALTLVEKKKDGMVMVSVPVASGSIPLIALMKALGMESDAEIYDTIVSDDAMANIVYANIENSLDKKAYPPNGYHTKEDAILFLERNFAAGQAKEYRTKKVESILDRSLLPHLGDTEADRMKKAIFLGRIARSVLELSLKKRKEDDKDHYANKRLKLSGDLMEDLFRTSFSSLMKDLKYQLERNWGRKKSELNISSSIRPDLLTHKLLHALATGNWVGGRAGVSQLLDRTSNLSAMSHLRRVTSSLTRSQPHFEARDLHPTQWGRLCPSETPEGQNCGLVKNVALIIDVSEGFSEKDVKWMLRELGLGPVKEEGTRIYINGDLVGTHRDADKLVSEIRDRRRYGLLSNCINIRHDDEMKEVIINCDEGRLRRPLLILKDGRTMLTRKHLEGIREGKVTWNTLFKEGIVEWMDAEEEEDTLVVVDAYDVPKRCEHCKHALSEMDVDWLNPGQEESPVLRCKWCGEDFAVKAKITRDHTHMEIDPMVILGVASGIVPYPEYNSAPRVTMGAGMAKQALGIPASNYRIRPDTRGHVMHYPEVPMVQTQTMEFMGYSHRPAGQNFCVAVLSYHGYNIEDALVMNRSSVQRGLGRSSFLRSYRAEERRYPGGQEDHFEIPSPDIMGARADFAYASLGEDGLISPESEVSGSDVLIGKTSPPRFLEEETDFLTPQKRRETSVTVRPGEKGYVDSVMVTESENGSRLVRVKVRDERIPELGDKFCSRFGQKGVIGRLVDQCDMPFTAEGVTPDLVVNPHGIPSRMTIGHVLEMIAGKVGAMEGRIIDGTAFSGEREGAIRDALVRNGFGMHGKEAMYDGRTGKLIQTEVYTGVIFYEKLHHMVSGKLHVRSRGPVQILTRQPTEGRSRQGGLRFGEMERDCLIGHGAAMVIKDRLLDESDGTQQYICGNATCGHIAIMDRHGSLYCPVCKNNSSIYLVQTSYAFKLLMDELLSLGVAMRLQLEDLT; from the coding sequence TTGAGAGAGTTGGTTAAGTTATATTTCGCAGAGAAGAACATTGTGAACCACCATATCGCATCGTTCGATGATTTCCTCGCCACAAACAGGAACCCGAACAGCAGGATGCAGAAGATCGTGGACGACATCAGGGTCCCCACGGACGACGCCGAGCGCGGTGTAATTAAGTTAGATCCCGAACGCACAGGCGGGAAGAACATAGAGATAAGGATCGGAAGGAAGAGGGATGAGGACGGACACATCGACCCCCAGTCGAAGCCCACTATCAAAATAGACCAGCCGAAGGTCATGGAGGCCAACGGCTACAGCCACGAGCTCACACCTATGGAGGCCAGGCTCAGGAACCTCAACTATCTTTCGCCTGTTTTCGTCAGATTCGAAGTTTACGAGGACGGCGTTGAAAAAGAAATGCCGGAGAACGAGAGATGGGTCCATGTCGGCGACCTTCCGATGATGGTGAAGTCGAACGGATGCAACCTCAACCACAAGGTCATGGAGGAGAACATGGAACGCAAACTCTCCGAGGATGAATATCTGGCCGAGTTGGTGAAACAGAAAGAGGATCCCAAAGAACCCGGAGGGTACTTCATTATCGGCGGGACAGAGAGGGTCCTGATCACGCTTGAGGATCTGGCCCCCAATAGAGTGATGGTCGAATACAACGACAAGTACGGAGCCTCCGTAGAGCTGGCAAAAGTGTTCTCCCAGAAGGACGGATACCGTGCGCTGACGCTCGTCGAGAAGAAGAAGGACGGGATGGTCATGGTATCTGTCCCTGTCGCATCCGGCTCGATACCTCTTATCGCTCTTATGAAAGCGCTCGGAATGGAGTCCGATGCGGAAATTTATGATACAATAGTCTCGGACGATGCGATGGCCAACATAGTCTATGCGAACATCGAGAACTCGCTTGACAAGAAAGCCTACCCGCCGAACGGATACCACACAAAAGAAGATGCGATACTCTTCCTTGAGAGGAACTTCGCCGCCGGGCAGGCAAAGGAATACAGGACAAAGAAGGTCGAAAGCATCCTGGACCGCTCGCTTCTGCCCCACCTCGGGGACACAGAGGCCGACCGCATGAAGAAAGCGATCTTCCTCGGACGCATAGCCAGATCAGTACTCGAGCTGTCGCTCAAAAAGAGGAAAGAGGATGACAAGGACCACTATGCGAACAAGAGGCTGAAACTCTCCGGCGATCTGATGGAAGACCTGTTCAGAACAAGCTTCAGCAGCTTGATGAAGGACCTTAAATATCAGCTGGAAAGGAACTGGGGCAGGAAGAAGAGCGAGTTGAACATATCCTCATCGATAAGGCCGGATCTTCTGACGCACAAACTGCTTCACGCGCTCGCAACGGGTAACTGGGTGGGCGGACGCGCCGGTGTATCTCAGCTTCTGGACAGAACATCGAATCTGTCGGCGATGTCCCACCTGAGAAGGGTGACATCCTCCCTTACAAGAAGCCAGCCTCACTTCGAGGCTCGTGACCTGCACCCCACTCAATGGGGCAGACTGTGCCCGTCGGAGACCCCCGAAGGACAGAACTGCGGTCTTGTCAAGAACGTTGCATTGATAATAGATGTCTCGGAAGGATTCTCCGAGAAAGATGTGAAATGGATGCTCAGGGAGCTCGGTCTCGGTCCCGTTAAAGAGGAAGGGACCAGGATATACATCAACGGTGACCTGGTCGGAACACACAGGGATGCCGACAAACTCGTGTCGGAGATAAGGGACCGCAGAAGATACGGTCTCCTTTCGAACTGCATCAACATACGCCACGACGATGAAATGAAAGAAGTGATCATCAACTGCGACGAGGGACGTCTGAGACGTCCGCTCCTGATCCTAAAGGACGGCAGAACCATGCTCACGAGGAAGCACCTCGAGGGAATACGCGAAGGAAAGGTCACATGGAACACCCTCTTCAAAGAAGGGATAGTCGAGTGGATGGACGCCGAGGAAGAAGAGGACACACTCGTTGTCGTGGACGCCTATGACGTACCTAAGAGATGCGAGCACTGTAAACATGCCCTGTCGGAAATGGACGTCGACTGGCTGAACCCCGGACAGGAGGAATCCCCCGTTCTCAGGTGTAAGTGGTGCGGAGAGGATTTCGCGGTCAAAGCGAAGATAACAAGGGACCACACGCACATGGAGATAGACCCGATGGTCATACTCGGCGTTGCGTCGGGAATAGTCCCGTATCCGGAATACAACTCCGCACCCCGTGTGACAATGGGGGCGGGAATGGCGAAGCAGGCTCTCGGTATACCCGCATCGAACTACCGTATCAGGCCGGACACAAGGGGACATGTTATGCATTACCCGGAGGTACCGATGGTACAGACCCAGACAATGGAGTTCATGGGATACAGCCACAGGCCCGCGGGGCAGAACTTCTGCGTTGCCGTCCTGTCATACCACGGCTACAACATCGAAGATGCATTGGTCATGAACAGGAGCTCGGTGCAGAGAGGTCTCGGAAGGTCAAGCTTCCTCAGATCGTACCGTGCGGAAGAGCGCCGCTACCCGGGCGGACAGGAGGATCATTTCGAGATCCCGTCGCCCGACATAATGGGTGCGCGTGCCGACTTCGCATACGCGTCGCTCGGCGAGGACGGACTCATATCTCCGGAATCGGAAGTTTCCGGAAGCGATGTCCTGATAGGAAAAACATCTCCCCCCAGATTCCTGGAGGAAGAGACGGACTTCCTGACCCCTCAGAAAAGAAGGGAAACATCCGTGACCGTAAGGCCCGGAGAAAAAGGATACGTCGACTCTGTGATGGTGACTGAGTCGGAGAACGGTTCAAGACTTGTGCGTGTTAAAGTAAGGGACGAAAGGATCCCGGAGCTCGGCGACAAGTTCTGTTCCAGATTCGGACAGAAAGGTGTCATTGGAAGACTGGTGGACCAGTGCGACATGCCGTTCACAGCGGAAGGTGTGACTCCGGATCTTGTTGTCAACCCCCACGGGATACCGTCCCGTATGACCATCGGACACGTACTGGAAATGATAGCAGGTAAGGTCGGTGCGATGGAAGGCCGCATCATCGACGGAACGGCATTCTCCGGAGAAAGAGAGGGTGCGATACGCGATGCGTTGGTAAGGAACGGTTTCGGCATGCACGGGAAGGAAGCGATGTACGACGGAAGGACAGGAAAACTGATCCAGACCGAGGTCTACACGGGAGTGATCTTCTACGAGAAGCTGCACCACATGGTCAGCGGAAAGCTGCATGTACGTTCCAGAGGGCCGGTCCAAATACTCACAAGGCAGCCCACCGAGGGACGCTCCAGACAGGGAGGTCTAAGATTCGGTGAGATGGAGCGTGACTGTCTGATCGGTCACGGCGCCGCAATGGTGATCAAGGACCGCCTGCTCGATGAGTCGGACGGCACACAGCAGTACATCTGCGGCAACGCCACATGCGGGCACATCGCAATAATGGACAGGCACGGCTCGCTGTACTGTCCCGTATGTAAGAACAATTCAAGCATATATCTCGTGCAGACATCCTATGCCTTCAAACTGCTGATGGATGAACTTCTGTCTCTCGGTGTTGCTATGAGGCTTCAGCTGGAGGACCTAACATGA
- a CDS encoding DMT family transporter has protein sequence MLTPSEYLIFEKERLPYLSAFLTICMVWGLSLVVAYDLLDTGIPPIFLIAVTYGLGAVTLIPAKFAFRSVPKISRDEWRYGALVGAIIFLAFGLQTVGLLYTTPAKSGLLTVLYVLFVPIIIALIQKKISWLSVLFALIGFMGVLIMSGITGGDASMNIGDVLTIICAVMFAMQFVALEKYSPRLNAVNFTLVQMITAAAIGIAVSLVFENGQYNNMGLIGSWLGLVFMGFIVTGLGFYVQTAAQKKIPSTTIAIMCCTESVFAVIFSWALGYDIITIPLFVGAVLIVASTVLSSIYERRTLIS, from the coding sequence ATGCTGACCCCAAGTGAATATTTGATCTTTGAAAAGGAAAGACTGCCGTATCTGTCAGCATTTCTGACGATATGTATGGTATGGGGCCTCAGCCTCGTCGTTGCATATGACCTTCTCGATACCGGGATCCCGCCGATATTTTTGATAGCGGTGACATACGGCCTCGGTGCGGTGACCCTTATTCCCGCGAAGTTCGCATTCAGGTCCGTCCCGAAAATAAGCAGGGACGAATGGAGATACGGAGCGTTGGTCGGGGCGATAATCTTCCTGGCCTTCGGGCTCCAGACAGTGGGACTTTTGTATACGACACCTGCCAAAAGCGGCCTTTTGACCGTACTGTATGTTCTGTTCGTTCCGATAATAATCGCGTTGATCCAGAAAAAAATATCATGGCTTTCCGTCTTATTTGCGTTAATTGGCTTCATGGGAGTGCTGATCATGTCCGGGATCACCGGCGGTGATGCTTCGATGAACATCGGGGATGTTCTGACGATAATCTGCGCCGTGATGTTCGCCATGCAGTTCGTAGCCCTTGAGAAATATTCTCCCCGCCTTAATGCCGTGAATTTTACGCTGGTGCAGATGATCACGGCCGCGGCCATAGGTATAGCCGTCAGTCTGGTCTTCGAGAACGGCCAATACAACAATATGGGCCTGATAGGGTCCTGGCTCGGTCTTGTTTTCATGGGTTTCATCGTCACCGGTCTTGGGTTCTATGTGCAGACCGCGGCCCAAAAGAAGATCCCTTCGACGACGATAGCGATAATGTGCTGCACAGAGTCGGTCTTCGCAGTGATATTCTCATGGGCGCTCGGTTACGACATCATAACCATACCTCTGTTCGTAGGCGCTGTTCTGATCGTCGCCTCCAC